The Leptolyngbya sp. 'hensonii' genome includes the window TGGGGAAATACACTTCATCAAAAACGGGGAATGTTACATAACCCAGCAACCAGAACCGGAATAGAAGAGCGATAGCAAAAATCCCCAGGGCACTATAAAGGACTCGCCGATCGCGCTCTTCCTGCAAAGCAGGCTGACTGGGTTCCAGTGCAGTTTGACTTGTCATCCCCATTTTCCTCTATGGCTCTGGTGTGCTCATGTACCGTTGTTGAAACCAAGTGCCGCCCCCGATCGCCAGGGCCAGCAAGGCGATCGCCCCCATTAACGGGATGACCTGATGGGCCGTCACCACCTGTACTCCAGAACTCCCCAACAGGACAAAGGGGGCAACTCCGAAGGGGGTTCCCAGGAGGGTTCCCAGCCAATAATCTTGGCGACGAATTGAGCTGAGCCCCCCCACGAAGCTGACCACGCCATAGGGGATGACCGGAAAAAGACGGGCGGCAAAAGTGTAGGGTATACCGCCTGATTGCAACTGTTCGCCCAGCTCATGCCAGGATTGGGAAAGATAGCGCTGAACGAGTTCCTGTCCCAGGCGACGGGAGAGTTCAAAGGCCAAAATGGCAGAGAGACATCCGCCAGCGGAGGTCAGAATCAACCCTTCCCACCAGCCATAAATCGCTCCTCCAGCCAGATTAAATGCGGTTGCTGGCAGAATCAACAAGGTTGCTCCAGCATAGGCCAGCAAGAAAACAACCCGTCCCCAGATACCGGCCTGTTCGACCAGGGTTTCAATCTGATGGAATTGAACAGGATGGGTCAAGAAGAGAATCCCCAGCAGCAGGCCAGCAATCCCTAAAACTCCCAGTATTAATAGTTGTCTGATGGTCATAAGTAGGTCGGCTCAATTCAATCGAGGATAAGTCTAGGGGTCTGTCCTCGTCCCCATCCCCCCTTGGGATCATGCAGCTCACCCACTGACGGAAATTGATGGATGAGTTTTGTAGGCTATTCAGGGTTTCCTGGCAATGGCCTCACAGAGATTTGCGAACACCATGAAATTAAGTTGATAGAACAAAAGGATACCTGCATCTTGGGCTAGATTAGTGGCGATGCGAGGGTATTTCTTGATGG containing:
- a CDS encoding TVP38/TMEM64 family protein, whose protein sequence is MTIRQLLILGVLGIAGLLLGILFLTHPVQFHQIETLVEQAGIWGRVVFLLAYAGATLLILPATAFNLAGGAIYGWWEGLILTSAGGCLSAILAFELSRRLGQELVQRYLSQSWHELGEQLQSGGIPYTFAARLFPVIPYGVVSFVGGLSSIRRQDYWLGTLLGTPFGVAPFVLLGSSGVQVVTAHQVIPLMGAIALLALAIGGGTWFQQRYMSTPEP